A genomic region of Raphanus sativus cultivar WK10039 chromosome 6, ASM80110v3, whole genome shotgun sequence contains the following coding sequences:
- the LOC108809279 gene encoding uncharacterized protein LOC108809279, whose amino-acid sequence MGKPSKGSETGSKSDKKFEKKLQFYSKVKDTLTSLSVQKEIGKKKKTRSRQKKLKAYDLSTLSEFLPEANALQKSAHAAPDLKMNCKRRQELVLSEGERLNKVLDHPAFQADPIGSIFQHLQSEQPPVEEKPKKKTNINGSKKRKNRKKGKAESMVF is encoded by the exons ATGGGCAAACCGAGCAAAGG ATCGGAAACAGGTTCTAAATCTGATAAGAAGTTCGAGAAGAAGCTTCAGTTTTACTCAA AGGTCAAAGACACCCTTACTTCCTTGTCTGTTCAAAAGGAGATTGGCAAG aagaagaaaactcGGAGCCGTCAAAAGAAACTAAAGGCGTATGATCTCTCCACCCTCTCGGAGTTTCTCCCTGAGGCTAATGCTTTGCAGAAATCAGCTCATGCTGCACCTGACTTGAAGATGAACTGCAAAAGGCGACAAGAACTCGT ATTGTCGGAAGGGGAGAGATTGAACAAGGTTCTAGACCATCCAGCTTTTCAAGCTGATCCAATTGGTTCTATCTTTCAGCACCTTCAGAGTGAACAGCCACCGGTGGAAGAGAAACCGAAGAAGAAGACTAACATAAACGGaagcaagaaaagaaaaaataggaaGAAGGGAAAAGCTGAATCAATGGTTTTCTGA